One genomic window of Thermococcus indicus includes the following:
- the csm5 gene encoding type III-A CRISPR-associated RAMP protein Csm5, with translation MMLRVLSPLHIGNGNELTPLDLYPGDGVVYVLDTEKLMKKLTDMGVSLEEILYLLKNPSGDSYIWKGYIDELGLDVREYSLYSLPVRGEVGKRSMTVKEFMKVNGRPYIPGSSLKGALRTAILYKVLRECGDSGTAMKVVLRTDRRLAEKIGWSGSLAEFYVDYLLEELRKAESQRRYRFEAKKADDLLEAIVFGMETDRRGVKYEPKRDPLRALIVRDSPPVGRRHLALYRVDVIGNPQPIPIWVEALEPGTALNVEINVNAETLRLNAGHFNGLLWECLKDLGEPWKVFEGFLWEAVDEFHGELVRTELEGVRRYGRNAEKVKAFYASIQGYGGRILRLGWGSGWLAMTIGLLLGKERKWESLRKKLGLGKKPRGRGLSREFPKTRRLADGKPMGWVMLG, from the coding sequence ATGATGCTGAGGGTCCTCTCACCCCTCCACATCGGTAACGGAAACGAGCTAACGCCCCTCGACCTCTACCCCGGCGACGGCGTCGTTTACGTCCTCGACACGGAGAAGCTCATGAAAAAGCTGACTGACATGGGGGTAAGCCTTGAAGAGATACTGTACCTGCTCAAAAACCCTTCCGGCGATTCCTACATCTGGAAAGGTTACATAGACGAGCTCGGACTGGATGTAAGGGAATACTCCCTCTACTCCCTTCCCGTTCGCGGCGAAGTTGGAAAGAGGAGCATGACCGTGAAGGAGTTCATGAAGGTAAACGGAAGGCCATACATCCCCGGTTCGAGCCTGAAAGGGGCTTTAAGAACGGCGATTCTCTACAAAGTTCTGCGGGAGTGCGGGGATTCGGGAACGGCCATGAAAGTAGTTTTAAGAACAGACAGAAGGCTGGCCGAGAAAATCGGGTGGAGCGGAAGCCTGGCTGAGTTCTACGTGGATTATCTCCTGGAGGAGCTGAGAAAGGCTGAGAGCCAGAGGAGATACCGGTTCGAGGCGAAAAAGGCCGACGACCTTCTTGAGGCCATAGTCTTTGGGATGGAAACCGACAGACGGGGCGTGAAGTACGAACCGAAACGCGACCCCCTGAGGGCCCTTATCGTAAGGGACAGCCCGCCGGTTGGCAGAAGGCACCTCGCACTCTACCGCGTTGATGTCATCGGGAATCCCCAGCCAATACCGATATGGGTCGAGGCCCTCGAACCCGGCACCGCTCTGAACGTCGAAATCAATGTAAACGCCGAGACTCTTAGGCTCAACGCCGGCCACTTCAACGGGCTCCTCTGGGAGTGCCTGAAAGACCTCGGAGAACCGTGGAAGGTCTTTGAGGGGTTCCTTTGGGAGGCCGTGGATGAGTTCCACGGCGAGCTTGTAAGGACCGAGCTTGAGGGGGTTAGAAGGTACGGAAGAAACGCGGAGAAAGTTAAAGCGTTCTACGCCTCCATCCAGGGTTACGGCGGTCGCATCTTAAGGCTCGGATGGGGGAGTGGCTGGCTCGCTATGACCATCGGGCTGCTGCTGGGAAAGGAGAGGAAGTGGGAAAGCCTGAGGAAAAAGCTCGGACTTGGCAAAAAACCTCGCGGGAGGGGTCTGTCCAGGGAGTTCCCCAAGACGAGGAGACTCGCCGATGGGAAGCCAATGGGATGGGTGATGTTGGGATGA
- the cas6 gene encoding CRISPR-associated endoribonuclease Cas6 codes for MRLKVAFYPDGNGSIRPNKHAVQGFIYNMLRGTEYGERHSEAKFKFFTFSDFFIDRSGRPTLIVSSPDKDFINALHSSLKDRVSVHLGTEELIIAELKKFKLPPRKHFQTGSPVVIYKNSRENEYFKLHAHRDLHFFLNRLKENAEKKYNAFYGEDFHLDGPIFDRMIPKLRKNGKLDVYVRVVKWGRAFPVIGSHWELLEKDRIRAEERRFYEFIMEAGLGEKNSLGFGFLNPIRR; via the coding sequence ATGAGGCTTAAGGTGGCGTTTTATCCGGACGGAAACGGAAGCATCAGACCCAACAAACACGCTGTCCAGGGATTCATCTACAACATGTTGAGGGGCACGGAGTACGGGGAGCGCCACAGCGAGGCGAAGTTCAAGTTCTTCACCTTCTCGGACTTCTTCATTGACCGCTCCGGACGACCAACCCTTATAGTATCATCCCCGGATAAAGACTTCATCAATGCCCTCCATTCCAGCTTGAAGGACAGGGTGAGTGTCCACCTCGGCACCGAGGAGCTCATAATAGCAGAACTCAAAAAGTTCAAACTGCCCCCCAGAAAGCACTTCCAAACGGGTTCTCCCGTTGTCATATACAAAAACTCCCGGGAGAACGAGTACTTCAAACTCCACGCCCACAGAGACCTCCACTTCTTCCTCAATAGACTTAAGGAAAACGCCGAGAAGAAGTACAACGCTTTCTATGGGGAGGACTTCCATCTCGATGGCCCGATATTCGACCGCATGATACCTAAGCTCAGGAAAAATGGAAAGCTGGACGTCTACGTGAGGGTCGTTAAGTGGGGCCGCGCTTTTCCGGTGATAGGTTCCCACTGGGAGCTTCTTGAGAAAGACAGAATAAGAGCCGAGGAAAGAAGGTTCTACGAGTTCATCATGGAAGCCGGGCTGGGTGAAAAGAACAGTTTAGGCTTTGGATTTTTAAATCCCATAAGGAGGTGA
- the csm2 gene encoding type III-A CRISPR-associated protein Csm2, whose amino-acid sequence MKVVGYQGGYGRNRHSGREFSRTDASKLFGEFPDVVGIKTALGNRTLDRNSINPYFTRVVSDARKFNEWSPERRLANAITVAAYLVAQGLKTNQVRKILEMARTTELKAKRGDGNIKDDIVKMRYLLAYTVGKATGQPRYPLEAFHSVLDPMLEVLMQEPTKDNFDKFYDFLQAIVAYHRFFGGRE is encoded by the coding sequence GTGAAGGTTGTGGGCTATCAAGGCGGATATGGTAGGAACAGGCACTCCGGGAGGGAGTTTTCCCGGACGGACGCGTCCAAGCTTTTTGGAGAATTCCCAGATGTCGTGGGGATAAAAACCGCACTCGGAAACAGGACCCTCGATAGGAACAGTATAAACCCCTACTTTACCCGTGTGGTTAGCGATGCGAGAAAGTTCAATGAGTGGAGTCCGGAGAGGAGACTGGCCAATGCAATCACAGTTGCGGCGTATCTTGTTGCCCAAGGCTTGAAGACTAACCAAGTGAGGAAGATCCTAGAGATGGCAAGGACCACGGAGTTAAAAGCCAAGAGGGGAGACGGGAATATAAAAGACGACATCGTCAAGATGCGCTATCTCTTAGCATACACGGTTGGAAAAGCAACCGGACAGCCGAGATACCCCCTCGAGGCCTTCCACAGTGTCCTTGATCCGATGCTCGAAGTTCTCATGCAGGAACCCACCAAGGATAACTTTGATAAGTTTTACGACTTCCTTCAGGCGATCGTCGCCTATCACAGGTTTTTCGGGGGTAGGGAGTGA
- a CDS encoding ABC transporter permease: protein MKEVLRWELRSPLNLTLASAGAVLVGTVMKRYYLTWSAGSHGGPHGVNILGSVFRTAFTGDVYLILAILVPFIITLAVRLERDEGVALSVYSLPVSRVRILLAKFLAAFLALFLFAFSVYLLVFGMHFSATPGAVLSVLKIHTAQMAFFYFSALLFMTSVAALIAIASPNTYVSIFGGFIALYLPMFLGTTWYGPVPWRNALIDYRSATISVWSDPVFSWAFVKMTLLPALVLIAFYLLIGNWRDVR from the coding sequence GTGAAGGAAGTCCTCCGCTGGGAGCTCCGCTCCCCGCTCAATTTGACCCTGGCCTCGGCCGGGGCGGTTCTCGTTGGAACGGTGATGAAGAGGTACTACCTGACCTGGAGCGCTGGTTCCCATGGCGGGCCTCATGGGGTAAATATACTTGGTTCGGTCTTCCGGACGGCATTCACCGGCGACGTTTACCTGATCCTCGCGATACTGGTTCCCTTCATAATAACCCTGGCCGTAAGGCTTGAAAGAGATGAAGGTGTTGCCCTCTCGGTGTACTCCCTCCCGGTTTCGAGGGTTAGGATCCTCCTCGCCAAGTTCCTGGCGGCTTTTCTCGCGCTCTTCCTCTTCGCCTTTTCAGTGTACCTCCTCGTCTTTGGCATGCACTTCTCGGCAACCCCCGGTGCCGTGCTCAGCGTCCTGAAAATCCACACGGCCCAGATGGCGTTCTTCTACTTCTCCGCCCTGCTCTTCATGACCTCCGTTGCGGCCCTGATAGCGATAGCCTCGCCCAACACCTACGTCTCCATCTTCGGGGGATTCATAGCGCTCTATCTCCCCATGTTTTTGGGGACGACCTGGTACGGGCCGGTGCCTTGGCGGAATGCCCTGATAGACTATAGATCCGCGACGATTTCGGTGTGGTCGGACCCAGTGTTCTCGTGGGCTTTCGTGAAGATGACTCTCCTTCCGGCGCTGGTACTTATAGCCTTTTACCTCCTCATCGGCAACTGGAGGGACGTGAGATGA
- the cas10 gene encoding type III-A CRISPR-associated protein Cas10/Csm1 — protein sequence MDLRELVALGGLLHDVGKPVQRAGLYSGDHSTQGALFLRDIARSTEREEYELLALFSEFHHWDHMENEERMRAKIREVSPERFGLSEEDVFNALWIVYEADNLSSSEREGEGREFYVFRPLASVFSRDLKYPLYPLDFGAGLPMPAGDVRISGTDYRDIIRRLTGELIESPLKTDRLMPLLEKYLSFVSSVTLEGNTISLYDHMRMTSAIALAMLHSGCTVEEVKSGTCKKEKRFLLIEGDFSGIQDFIYRISGKGTLKYLRARSAYLGLLGWDVVLEILRRLNLTRANVIFNAGGHFLIIAQNTPEAVGELEGIRKHVSEWLWNEFDGSLYLALDWEPVTGEELGRSKSENLFERARGRLKKKLAVRKLRRFGEVESLFNVPKAEKLEECPVCGREVPEGKLEPFVLDPEVRVCSTCNGLAELGKNLPKIGGFVFSGKDDPAALMEGPFSGFVPHLGEVSSGKALLLKNTLKPPANLPPEIEFVPYFVADYYRESSKGGIADFEELAEASTGVKRIGVLKGDVDFLGDFFRSMDSPSKLATASRFMDYFFKGYLGAIIKGKFGYVSEYVPSLRGWPEKPDIVVVYAGGDDFFIVGAWDQVFELAFRIRETFRAYTGNGLTLSAGLGYFDPKTPIYRMAEVVGERLEKAKDEGRNRVTVIERSRPEDGRHPLSYTWDEYGELWKRYTPKVYAGNGRLRKPFDSKRGLLMRLLELRELYVRTPNDVRWAYLTAYLLGRHGLSDLFPELVGIDANAVEKNEPQPIYWIDGVLKIVLMAVRR from the coding sequence TTGGATTTAAGGGAACTTGTGGCCCTCGGCGGACTTTTACATGACGTCGGCAAGCCCGTCCAGAGGGCCGGTCTCTACTCGGGTGACCATTCCACTCAGGGTGCCCTCTTTCTCAGGGATATTGCCAGAAGCACAGAGAGGGAAGAATACGAGCTCTTAGCGCTTTTCTCAGAGTTCCATCACTGGGATCACATGGAGAACGAGGAGCGTATGAGGGCCAAGATTCGAGAGGTTTCCCCCGAGAGGTTTGGGCTGTCGGAAGAGGATGTTTTCAATGCCCTCTGGATAGTCTATGAGGCCGACAACCTATCCTCCTCAGAGAGGGAAGGGGAAGGCAGAGAGTTCTATGTTTTCAGACCGTTGGCATCTGTCTTTAGCAGAGACCTAAAGTATCCCCTCTACCCATTGGATTTCGGGGCAGGACTCCCGATGCCGGCTGGGGATGTCCGCATCTCGGGGACGGACTACCGAGATATCATCAGAAGGCTCACAGGAGAGCTTATTGAATCCCCTCTCAAAACAGATAGACTAATGCCCCTTCTCGAAAAGTACCTGAGCTTTGTGAGCTCGGTAACGCTTGAGGGGAACACCATCTCCCTTTACGACCACATGCGCATGACCTCTGCCATAGCCCTTGCTATGCTCCACTCCGGATGCACCGTGGAGGAAGTCAAATCCGGAACCTGTAAAAAGGAGAAGCGTTTTCTCCTCATTGAGGGCGACTTTTCCGGAATACAGGACTTCATATACCGCATTAGCGGTAAGGGAACCCTTAAGTACCTGCGCGCCAGGAGCGCCTACCTGGGGCTCCTTGGCTGGGACGTGGTGCTTGAGATTCTCAGGAGATTGAACCTGACGAGGGCGAACGTGATATTCAACGCCGGTGGTCACTTTCTAATAATCGCCCAGAATACACCGGAAGCAGTGGGGGAGCTTGAGGGCATCAGGAAGCACGTTTCAGAGTGGCTGTGGAATGAATTCGACGGATCCCTTTACTTGGCCCTCGACTGGGAGCCGGTGACGGGTGAAGAACTCGGAAGAAGCAAATCAGAGAATCTCTTTGAGAGGGCAAGGGGAAGGCTGAAAAAGAAGCTCGCCGTAAGGAAGCTCAGGCGCTTTGGAGAGGTTGAGAGCCTCTTCAATGTCCCAAAGGCAGAAAAGCTGGAGGAGTGCCCGGTTTGTGGGAGAGAAGTTCCAGAGGGGAAGCTCGAACCGTTTGTTCTCGACCCCGAGGTCAGGGTCTGTAGCACCTGCAATGGTCTCGCGGAGCTGGGGAAGAACCTGCCGAAGATCGGGGGCTTTGTCTTTTCCGGAAAAGACGACCCTGCAGCCCTCATGGAAGGCCCGTTCTCGGGCTTTGTCCCACATCTCGGCGAAGTGTCTTCCGGGAAGGCCCTCTTACTGAAGAACACGCTAAAGCCACCGGCCAACTTGCCACCTGAAATCGAGTTCGTTCCGTACTTCGTGGCGGACTATTACAGGGAGTCCTCGAAGGGAGGAATAGCAGACTTTGAAGAGCTTGCGGAGGCATCAACCGGAGTAAAAAGAATCGGTGTCCTCAAGGGAGACGTTGACTTCCTAGGAGACTTCTTCCGTTCCATGGACAGTCCGTCGAAGCTGGCCACGGCTTCACGCTTCATGGACTACTTTTTCAAGGGATACCTGGGGGCCATAATCAAAGGAAAGTTCGGATACGTTTCGGAGTACGTACCTTCCCTGAGGGGATGGCCTGAGAAACCGGACATCGTCGTTGTGTACGCCGGTGGCGACGACTTCTTCATCGTTGGAGCGTGGGACCAAGTCTTCGAGCTGGCCTTCAGGATAAGGGAAACGTTCAGGGCATACACCGGAAACGGCTTAACGCTCTCGGCAGGCCTGGGCTACTTCGACCCGAAGACCCCGATATACAGGATGGCCGAGGTCGTGGGCGAGAGGCTTGAGAAGGCAAAGGATGAGGGGAGAAACAGGGTAACGGTAATTGAAAGAAGCCGTCCGGAGGACGGAAGGCACCCCTTATCGTACACCTGGGACGAATACGGGGAGCTCTGGAAGAGGTACACACCAAAAGTGTATGCCGGGAATGGAAGGCTTAGAAAGCCCTTTGACTCGAAGAGGGGCTTATTAATGCGTCTCCTTGAGCTTAGGGAGCTCTACGTAAGAACCCCAAACGATGTCCGCTGGGCATACCTCACGGCATATCTCCTCGGAAGGCACGGCCTCTCGGACCTTTTCCCAGAGCTTGTGGGGATTGATGCGAACGCCGTTGAAAAAAACGAACCCCAGCCGATTTACTGGATTGATGGGGTTCTGAAAATCGTGCTTATGGCCGTTAGGAGGTGA
- the csm4 gene encoding type III-A CRISPR-associated RAMP protein Csm4 — protein MGKFQVVRLRPKGPVTGIPHADTLFGAIANALATLDGGKAVEELLWAFKEGARISSAFPYSGDTYYLPKPLTVELMDFGGDTARVKRMKRAAYLDLENFEKALRLKPFEVPEENTHSIVDVPKVVLDRVAQDSSIYFWEEVRFRDDSGLYFLYSGPGDVFNEFIKPAVRLLGDSGIGGKSTWGFGLFEPSFESIKINAPASPYAVTLSNALPTKRPVLWRTLRKGGWSFGKRKPKMTFIAEGSVIRDDPGRVEGLEMGLPFKVYTYGLTFPLPAIIPEGLE, from the coding sequence ATGGGGAAATTCCAAGTGGTCCGCCTGAGACCCAAGGGGCCGGTAACGGGGATTCCCCACGCGGATACGCTCTTCGGAGCCATTGCGAACGCCCTCGCCACGCTCGATGGGGGTAAGGCCGTTGAGGAACTGTTATGGGCCTTCAAAGAGGGCGCGAGGATAAGCTCGGCCTTTCCATACTCAGGCGATACATACTACCTCCCAAAGCCCCTCACCGTTGAGCTCATGGATTTTGGGGGCGACACAGCCAGGGTCAAGAGGATGAAGCGAGCGGCTTATCTCGATCTCGAAAATTTTGAGAAGGCCCTGAGGCTGAAACCGTTCGAGGTTCCCGAGGAGAACACCCACTCTATCGTAGACGTTCCAAAGGTCGTCCTCGATAGAGTCGCGCAGGATTCTTCAATTTACTTCTGGGAGGAGGTTCGGTTCAGGGACGACTCCGGCCTGTACTTCCTGTATTCCGGCCCCGGAGATGTTTTCAATGAGTTCATAAAGCCCGCGGTGAGGCTCTTAGGGGACAGCGGCATCGGAGGAAAGTCAACCTGGGGCTTCGGCCTCTTTGAGCCCTCCTTCGAGTCCATAAAAATCAATGCCCCCGCAAGTCCCTACGCAGTCACACTCTCCAATGCCTTGCCTACGAAGAGGCCGGTACTCTGGAGAACCCTGAGAAAGGGCGGCTGGAGCTTCGGGAAGAGAAAGCCCAAGATGACGTTCATAGCCGAGGGCTCGGTGATAAGAGACGACCCCGGAAGGGTCGAAGGCCTTGAGATGGGACTGCCCTTCAAGGTCTACACCTACGGTCTCACTTTCCCCCTGCCAGCCATTATTCCGGAGGGTCTCGAATGA
- a CDS encoding TIGR01177 family methyltransferase: MLYLEILGNLPEMAKDEVKAMLELAGGRIIGQDYLFLKLDADETAFPYLDRLGLAHEYGELIVEADSIGELLQKAEEVDWPIRGTFKVDTETMANCRHDVLDLPRKLGAVIHAQGFHVNLSKPDTLVRVYCGERVYAGIRLRFFDPKDFERRKAHHRPFFRPISLHPRISRALVNLTKAKRELLDPMMGAGGILMEAGLLGLKVYGVDIRPEMVEGAERNLRHYGVKDFELKLGDATRLSELFDKTFEAVATDPPYGTSATLAGRRRNELYRKVLESIHGVLEPGGRLAIAFPADFDGEEEAERVGFKPVGRYYQRVHKSLERYFYVFER, from the coding sequence ATGCTCTACCTTGAGATACTCGGGAACCTGCCGGAGATGGCGAAGGACGAGGTAAAGGCCATGCTGGAACTGGCCGGCGGAAGGATAATCGGCCAAGACTACCTGTTCCTGAAGCTCGATGCGGATGAGACGGCTTTCCCCTACCTCGACCGGCTCGGCCTCGCTCACGAATACGGGGAGCTTATCGTGGAAGCCGACTCCATAGGGGAGCTCCTTCAGAAGGCCGAGGAGGTGGACTGGCCGATCCGGGGAACCTTCAAGGTCGATACCGAGACGATGGCCAACTGCCGGCACGACGTCCTCGACCTGCCGAGGAAGCTGGGGGCGGTGATACACGCCCAGGGTTTTCACGTGAACCTCTCAAAGCCGGACACTCTGGTTAGGGTTTACTGCGGCGAGAGGGTCTACGCGGGGATAAGGCTCAGGTTCTTTGACCCCAAGGACTTCGAGAGGAGGAAGGCCCACCACAGGCCGTTTTTCAGACCGATTTCGCTCCACCCGAGGATCTCCCGCGCTCTTGTGAACCTCACGAAGGCCAAAAGGGAACTCCTCGACCCCATGATGGGTGCCGGCGGAATCCTCATGGAGGCAGGGCTGCTCGGCCTCAAGGTCTATGGGGTCGATATCAGGCCGGAGATGGTTGAAGGGGCCGAAAGGAACCTCAGGCACTACGGGGTGAAGGATTTCGAGCTTAAACTCGGCGACGCGACGAGGCTTTCGGAGCTTTTTGATAAAACGTTCGAGGCGGTAGCCACTGACCCACCCTACGGAACCTCAGCGACCCTCGCCGGCAGGAGGAGGAACGAGCTGTACAGGAAGGTGCTGGAGAGCATCCACGGGGTTCTCGAGCCGGGCGGGAGGCTGGCGATAGCGTTTCCAGCGGACTTCGACGGGGAAGAGGAAGCCGAGAGGGTCGGCTTTAAGCCGGTTGGCAGGTACTACCAACGCGTGCACAAGAGCCTGGAGAGGTATTTCTACGTTTTTGAGAGGTGA
- a CDS encoding ferritin family protein, translating to MEITDKEVFEIAINAEIRAKEAYEKLASLSTSDIIRDELLFLAKEEDKHREIIEKMAEKFEGARTEPKKIEIDVMGEFRVIAEKLSELVQRPGYPDIYREEFYDQLMKDINFNF from the coding sequence ATGGAGATAACTGACAAAGAGGTTTTTGAGATTGCCATAAACGCGGAGATACGGGCCAAGGAGGCCTACGAGAAGCTCGCTTCTCTCTCCACCAGCGACATAATACGCGACGAGCTTCTCTTCCTCGCGAAGGAGGAGGACAAGCACCGCGAGATAATCGAGAAGATGGCCGAGAAGTTTGAAGGGGCCAGGACGGAGCCCAAGAAAATAGAGATCGACGTCATGGGCGAGTTCAGGGTCATAGCCGAGAAGCTGTCGGAGCTCGTTCAGAGGCCTGGCTACCCCGACATATACAGGGAGGAGTTCTACGACCAGCTGATGAAGGATATAAACTTCAACTTCTAG
- a CDS encoding ABC transporter ATP-binding protein, with protein MSAVIEARDLHKYFGPIRALQGVTVEIPEGLTLILGPNGGGKSTFMKVALGLYKPTKGTVRLLGKDPWRHPEVRKSIGVAFDPGRFPKLTTGREWLEFIARTRGANPDDVEKAARLFGIEDALDRRIDGYSSGMVKRLSLAQAFVGEPEVVFLDEPLANLDFESVAEIVGIIGKWKGRGRSFVLISHIWEPFERLADYGVVISGGKVYLKGEFGEMAGEIAAMFRPPGTDTAQNSK; from the coding sequence ATGAGCGCGGTAATCGAGGCGAGGGACCTTCACAAGTACTTCGGCCCGATAAGGGCCCTTCAGGGGGTCACGGTGGAGATACCCGAGGGCCTGACGCTCATCCTCGGCCCCAACGGAGGCGGAAAGAGCACCTTCATGAAGGTCGCGCTGGGCCTCTACAAGCCAACGAAAGGAACCGTGAGGCTCCTCGGAAAGGATCCCTGGCGGCACCCGGAGGTGAGGAAGAGCATCGGTGTGGCCTTCGACCCTGGAAGGTTCCCGAAGCTGACCACCGGGAGAGAGTGGCTGGAGTTCATTGCACGGACGCGGGGAGCGAATCCGGACGATGTTGAGAAGGCAGCGAGGCTCTTCGGCATCGAAGATGCCCTCGACAGGAGGATAGACGGCTACTCCTCGGGAATGGTGAAGAGGCTTAGCCTCGCGCAGGCCTTCGTTGGAGAGCCGGAGGTGGTTTTCCTTGACGAGCCTCTGGCCAACCTGGACTTTGAGAGTGTCGCAGAAATCGTGGGCATCATCGGGAAGTGGAAGGGCAGGGGCAGAAGCTTCGTTCTCATAAGCCACATATGGGAGCCCTTTGAGCGGCTGGCCGACTACGGAGTGGTCATCAGCGGCGGGAAGGTCTACCTGAAGGGGGAGTTTGGAGAGATGGCCGGGGAGATAGCCGCGATGTTCCGCCCACCTGGGACGGATACGGCCCAGAATTCGAAATGA
- the csm3 gene encoding type III-A CRISPR-associated RAMP protein Csm3, whose protein sequence is MNREFYGKLVVRGRIKAVTGLHIGSQRDISEIGGIDNPVIKDPHTGLPYIPGSSLKGRLRALFEVFVNSQLEGMKERYPVLSKYSPGSCRPTNQENCGKFFNRRINKGWIHICPDYDSALNCPVCRLFGASGNESNFPSRVIVRDAFLTEEWVERWKSGEELTEAKIEVGIDRVTSQANPRTNERVVAGTEFEFEIIYNVERLDHWEDDVRNLLTAMALLEDSYLGGSGSRGYGKVEFEFDYIELRTPEYYRTGADEEKITVEVGEKSVSEVLKEFDGLFSGVKSRLGAE, encoded by the coding sequence ATGAATAGGGAATTTTATGGAAAGCTTGTTGTAAGGGGAAGGATTAAGGCCGTGACGGGTCTCCATATAGGCTCTCAGAGGGACATCTCCGAAATTGGGGGGATAGACAACCCAGTCATAAAGGACCCCCACACTGGGCTGCCGTACATTCCGGGTTCGTCCTTGAAGGGTCGTCTAAGGGCACTCTTCGAAGTCTTCGTAAACTCTCAGCTTGAGGGAATGAAAGAGCGCTATCCGGTACTCTCAAAATACTCTCCGGGAAGCTGTAGGCCAACCAACCAAGAGAACTGTGGGAAGTTCTTCAACAGGCGAATCAACAAGGGTTGGATACACATCTGCCCGGATTACGATTCCGCTCTTAACTGTCCGGTATGCAGGCTCTTCGGAGCGAGCGGAAACGAGAGCAACTTCCCCTCTAGGGTAATAGTTAGAGACGCATTTTTGACAGAGGAGTGGGTCGAAAGGTGGAAATCGGGTGAAGAGCTAACGGAGGCAAAGATAGAGGTCGGTATAGACCGCGTTACCTCCCAAGCCAACCCCAGAACCAACGAGCGTGTCGTTGCCGGAACCGAGTTTGAGTTCGAGATAATCTACAACGTCGAGAGGCTTGACCACTGGGAGGATGACGTGAGGAACCTCCTCACGGCGATGGCTCTGCTTGAGGACAGCTACCTCGGCGGCTCGGGTTCAAGGGGCTATGGTAAAGTTGAGTTCGAGTTTGATTACATCGAGCTCAGGACTCCAGAGTACTACAGAACCGGAGCCGATGAAGAGAAGATCACAGTTGAGGTTGGAGAAAAGTCAGTCTCAGAGGTTTTAAAGGAGTTCGATGGGCTCTTCTCGGGGGTGAAGAGCAGGCTGGGGGCTGAGTGA
- the csx1 gene encoding CRISPR-associated CARF protein Csx1, which yields MKLLVVSWGDFERWTEIKYCFGEEESVGPSTLPILQKVIKPDWTVILLSDTLGRDFSSLEALREDVRGRVMDFLDRIGAGREVDVIIVPGIGQFSHGTFRGNAMDAYHYLLHKLAEIIPPRGDLEVHFDSTHGLNYITLLAYRALEELLGIAAIVNEVKFTAYNSDPYVPKITHELTINVIEERKLTPSPLTEPLPEKSGEYLGNYSLPGREYGEVMKGLKRMENVRKSRGRLNAWISSVINGLPLVFASAFPEVDRLAGAIEELEAAYTEAIALSPGRVERRLSLGKGFGVLVKLHFQAKALETAGLPKDELSLEELLEVSERIFRGSVRASTKKELNKLSEALKFNSPSWIRLVELFEMAGKNPNRQVDDRNFLAHAGLEANLIELKREGELYVRYTREKVKYGGAMKEPWKVIENILSKTLGG from the coding sequence ATGAAGCTCCTGGTCGTTTCGTGGGGAGACTTCGAGAGGTGGACGGAGATAAAGTACTGCTTCGGCGAGGAGGAAAGCGTCGGCCCCTCCACGCTCCCGATCCTGCAAAAGGTCATAAAGCCCGACTGGACTGTCATACTGCTCTCGGACACCCTCGGAAGGGACTTCAGTTCACTTGAAGCCCTCAGGGAAGACGTGAGGGGCAGGGTGATGGATTTCCTCGACAGAATAGGAGCCGGCAGGGAAGTTGACGTCATCATCGTCCCCGGCATAGGGCAGTTCTCACACGGAACGTTCAGGGGAAACGCCATGGACGCCTACCATTACCTGCTACACAAACTCGCGGAGATAATCCCACCCAGGGGAGACCTCGAAGTCCACTTCGATTCTACCCATGGGCTGAACTACATAACCCTGCTCGCCTACAGGGCACTGGAGGAGCTCCTCGGCATCGCGGCCATAGTGAACGAGGTAAAGTTCACCGCCTACAACTCCGACCCCTACGTTCCCAAAATAACCCACGAGCTGACGATAAACGTAATTGAGGAGAGAAAGCTAACCCCCTCGCCCCTTACGGAGCCCCTCCCAGAGAAAAGCGGAGAATACCTTGGTAACTACTCCCTCCCGGGCAGGGAATACGGCGAGGTTATGAAGGGTCTCAAAAGGATGGAAAACGTGAGAAAATCACGGGGCAGGCTGAACGCATGGATTTCGTCGGTCATCAACGGCCTGCCCCTCGTCTTCGCCTCGGCGTTTCCAGAGGTCGATAGACTGGCGGGGGCAATCGAAGAGCTGGAAGCGGCGTACACAGAGGCGATAGCCCTCTCACCCGGAAGGGTCGAGAGGAGGCTCTCCCTCGGGAAGGGCTTCGGCGTCCTTGTCAAGCTCCACTTCCAGGCCAAAGCCCTTGAAACCGCTGGCCTCCCAAAGGATGAGCTTTCCCTGGAAGAACTCCTGGAGGTATCCGAGAGAATCTTCAGGGGAAGCGTTAGGGCATCCACCAAGAAAGAGCTAAACAAGCTGTCGGAGGCTCTGAAGTTCAACAGCCCGAGCTGGATCCGTCTGGTAGAGCTCTTTGAAATGGCGGGCAAAAACCCCAACCGGCAGGTGGACGACAGGAACTTTTTGGCTCACGCCGGTCTTGAGGCCAACCTCATCGAGCTGAAGCGCGAGGGCGAGCTCTACGTCAGGTACACGAGGGAGAAAGTGAAGTACGGCGGTGCCATGAAGGAGCCTTGGAAGGTCATCGAGAACATACTCTCAAAGACCCTCGGAGGGTAG